One window of Oncorhynchus masou masou isolate Uvic2021 chromosome 33, UVic_Omas_1.1, whole genome shotgun sequence genomic DNA carries:
- the LOC135527883 gene encoding EMILIN-3, protein MRSRFSQAALQPFILGVFLSLVDTKGTFYGTGHGNPFFGGSHGNRYNLYKAGVNPHYTPGKPMTRHKNHCAYVVQKNITCTTQDGMATYVTAEYTTKCIWGQKCPVVMYRTFYKPKYKVGYKTITELEWRCCPGYSGENCYDGPTSLPDMMPPFRGGAPHRPGTKGYPHGQPRPPLDHKPVPGGANLEPGRPFPNQPDNRPIPTGQLPTGNGKPNYGYKVGVSGERLDRMEVDLRRLTQGLDILNGVVAGLEDRLRLSLREDTTKMLGSLLSSAPRLSDSSVGFGVIPDGTPDGLKGGEGFPGFGDLAGRVTEVKDELRAKGHMLEEIQGMVLGHDWQLKRMLEAATGRPIPGSGSPSIMELLDAKLAGVRAEILDGFERRLSGLENHCEERIGEVQRQCHNEHMNGQEQIQQSLDGRETGLREELGTLQAQIQGLTLTESCCGQVNSLSQRVLMLEESVTGLTESQRQLQAALTDQTIHIETLIEARLENMDARLNATESGEVGVTRVPWDLDGFKTLEDKLKTLENRVFVAVEELRNVTAPALLEGQVVPALETEIESVRRRVEGDLDGIQKQLTDLELLCTSSCSPATTPEGGTGTGLAEEECEEVEKKVSGRLDSHADQLDHLNTTLQTLLKRIAQEDQEGSVQGEITLLKINVNSVNRTLKGLRDSVSLFTKGVGQANATWTHRENQLATEVQGITQLVGRQASLLGAGERRLAQLKGELVGLRRRLAGELQGCWSTALGVQREVKEVDSRVSQVEGQCGSLGELADHLERIRAELERHSDSYLSQVNGTLASHSTQLAELKGEIKDCVGKGSSNHRGDQ, encoded by the exons aAACCACTGTGCGTATGTGGTCCAGAAGAACATTACGTGTACGACGCAGGACGGTATGGCCACTTACGTGACAGCAGAGTACACGACCAAGTGCATCTGGGGGCAGAAGTGTCCTGTCGTCAT GTACCGGACCTTCTACAAGCCTAAATACAAGGTGGGTTATAAAACCATCACTGAGCTGGAGTGGAGGTGCTGTCCTGGCTACTCTGGAGAGAACTGTTACGATGGACCCACCTCCCTGCCCGATATGATGCCCCCCTTCAGGGGTGGTGCCCCCCACCGCCCAGGAACGAAGGGATACCCTCACGGGCAGCCCAGACCCCCCTTGGACCACAAACCTGTCCCTGGGGGGGCTAATTTGGAGCCTGGGAGGCCCTTCCCAAATCAGCCTGATAATAGACCCATTCCCACTGGACAACTTCCCACCGGGAACGGCAAACCCAACTATG GTTATAAGGTTGGTGTTAGTGGAGAGCGTCTGGACCGTATGGAGGTGGATCTGCGTCGCCTAACCCAGGGTCTGGACATTCTGAACGGGGTGGTGGCTGGCCTGGAGGACCGTCTACGCCTCTCTCTCCGGGAGGATACCACAAAGATGCTGGGCTCCCTGCTCTCCAGTGCCCCCCGTCTCTCTGACTCTTCCGTTGGCTTCGGGGTTATCCCAGATGGGACCCCAGACGGCCTGAAGGGGGGAGAGGGTTTCCCCGGGTTTGGGGATCTGGCTGGGAGGGTGACGGAGGTGAAGGATGAGCTCAGAGCCAAGGGACACATGCTGGAGGAGATACAG GGTATGGTTCTGGGCCATGACTGGCAGCTGAAGAGGATGTTGGAGGCTGCGACCGGCAGGCCCATCCCTGGTTCGGGCTCTCCCTCCATCATGGAGCTGCTGGATGCTAAGCTTGCTGGCGTCCGCGCTGAGATCCTGGACGGCTTCGAGAGGCGTCTGTCTGGCCTGGAGAACCACtgtgaggagaggataggagaggtcCAGAGACAGTGTCATAATGAACACATGAACGGACAGGAACAGATTCAGCAGTCACTGGACGGCAGAGAGACTGGCCTGAGAGAGGAGCTGGGTACTCTGCAGGCCCAAATACAGGGACTGACCCTCACTGAGAGCTGCTGCGGACAG GTGAACAGCCTGTCCCAGCGGGTGTTGATGCTAGAGGAGTCAGTGACGGGGTTAACGGAGTCTCAGCGCCAGCTCCAGGCTGCTCTCACTGACCAGACTATCCACATCGAGACCCTGATAGAGGCCCGTCTGGAGAACATGGATGCCCGGCTCAATGCCACAGAGTCTGGGGAAGTAGGGGTTACCAGGGTGCCTTGGGACCTGGACGGCTTCAAGACCCTGGAGGACAAGCTGAAGACCCTGGAGAACAGGGTGTTTGTGGCCGTGGAAGAGCTGAGAAACGTCACCGCCCCAGCTCTGCTGGAGGGTCAGGTGGTGCCTGCCCTGGAGACAGAGATCGAGTCAGtcaggaggagggtggagggagaccTGGACGGCATTCAGAAACAGCTCACAGACCTGGAGCTCCTCTGCACCTCGTCCTGCTCCCCCGCAACTACCCCTGAAGGAGGCACGGGGACAGGCCTAGcggaggaggagtgtgaggaggTGGAGAAGAAGGTGTCAGGTCGTCTGGACTCCCATGCCGACCAGCTAGACCATCTCAACACCACGCTGCAGACCCTTCTGAAGCGTATCGCCCAGGAGGATCAGGAAGGCTCTGTCCAAGGAGAGATCACCCTCCTCAAAATCAATGTCAACTCTGTCAACCGCACCCTGAAGGGTCTGAGGGACTCGGTTAGCTTGTTCACTAAGGGAGTGGGCCAAGCTAATGCCACATGGACACACAGGGAGAACCAGCTAGCCACCGAGGTCCAGGGCATCACCCAGCTGGTGGGGCGCCAGGCCTCCCTCCTAGGGGCCGGGGAGCGCCGATTAGCCCAGCTGAAGGGGGAACTGGTGGGCCTGAGGAGGAGGCTGGCCGGGGAGCTGCAGGGCTGCTGGAGCACGGCCCTTGGGGTTCAGAGGGAGGTGAAGGAGGTGGATAGTCGTGTGTCCCAGGTGGAGGGACAGTGTGGCAGCCTGGGGGAGCTGGCGGACCACCTGGAGAGGATCAGAGCAGAGCTGGAGAGACACTCTGACTCGTACCTGTCACAGGTGAATGGAACGCTGGCCAGTCACTCTACACAGCTAGCCGAGCTGAAGGGAGAGATCAAAGACTGTGTCGGGAAGGGCTCATCCAATCATAGGGGAGACCAGTAG